One Sphingomonas limnosediminicola DNA segment encodes these proteins:
- the rarD gene encoding EamA family transporter RarD, translated as MNARKHEGHLPRKGLLYGVGAYGLWGVLPIYFKALAGVPAFDIVAHRVLWSLPFLTLLILASRSFAKVRAAITQPRTLGILALTALLIGVNWLLYVYAVTSGHILAASFGYYLNPLANVLLGRFVLHERLNRLQWGAVVLAAAGICVLAAGALGQLWISLSLCASFALYGLLRKVVAADALTGLGIETAILFPLAIGWLAWRSSGGASVIGTTTVDTTLLVLSGIVSTTPLILFTVAARRLAYSTLGMLQFIAPTLQFLIAVLLYGEKVALAHAVAFPAIWVGLALYTIALLRTPPAQEELPQAPE; from the coding sequence ATGAACGCACGCAAACATGAGGGACATCTACCGCGCAAGGGCCTGTTGTACGGGGTCGGTGCCTACGGCCTGTGGGGCGTCCTTCCCATTTACTTCAAGGCGCTCGCGGGCGTCCCGGCATTCGACATCGTGGCTCATCGCGTCCTCTGGTCGCTGCCGTTCCTGACCCTTCTCATCCTCGCTTCCAGAAGCTTCGCCAAGGTGCGCGCGGCGATTACCCAGCCCAGAACGCTCGGTATCCTGGCGCTTACGGCGCTGCTCATCGGCGTCAATTGGCTACTTTATGTCTACGCCGTGACTAGCGGCCACATCCTAGCCGCCAGCTTCGGCTATTATCTCAACCCGCTCGCCAACGTCCTGCTCGGGCGCTTCGTGCTGCACGAGCGTTTGAACCGCTTGCAATGGGGCGCCGTGGTGCTCGCCGCCGCGGGCATCTGCGTCCTCGCCGCTGGTGCGCTCGGCCAGTTGTGGATCAGCCTCAGCCTGTGCGCCAGTTTCGCGCTCTATGGCCTCCTCCGCAAAGTCGTCGCGGCCGACGCGCTTACGGGCCTCGGCATCGAAACCGCGATCCTGTTCCCGCTCGCGATCGGCTGGCTCGCCTGGCGATCCAGCGGCGGCGCGAGTGTCATCGGGACCACGACCGTCGACACGACCCTGCTGGTCCTGTCCGGGATCGTTTCAACCACGCCGCTGATTCTGTTCACCGTCGCCGCGCGAAGGCTCGCTTATTCGACGCTTGGCATGCTGCAGTTCATCGCGCCGACGCTACAGTTCCTGATCGCCGTCCTGCTCTACGGGGAGAAGGTCGCGCTTGCCCACGCCGTCGCCTTCCCGGCGATCTGGGTCGGGCTGGCCCTCTACACGATCGCGCTGCTGCGCACGCCGCCTGCACAAGAGGAACTGCCGCAGGCGCCCGAATGA
- a CDS encoding glycosyltransferase family 87 protein: protein MTAEAILPETSAPAQRRDLRGYLLLASMAVGLIPALGFVFSMFWYRGYLGDWNVFWGIETAPLEWVYGHYLPVFPYPPTGLMLFRPFGLLPFWPSLLAWSAAGATAMAFASRRMLSRGALAMGFCTNAMIGVLLGGQTSLFVGALIIGGLTTQNPRWRGVLLATAAVIKPQSLLAAPIALIAERNWRAIAWVIATTLTLALLSLAAFGLETWTRWLAELPKFHAWLIDHGIDRRDVGAYGLVRAVGLPGWLFVIAIPPALVTSWSVFRTETPIIDRYAAFACCTVMMSPYTLSYDLAGLSLACVAMLMDRKRSPLIWVAAALILSTIFANLGIVLMTGMLGYEALNRLRAEKLGVSISDTSSAAVSPR, encoded by the coding sequence ATGACCGCCGAGGCCATTCTCCCCGAGACTTCAGCACCCGCGCAGCGCCGCGATTTGCGTGGATATCTGCTTCTGGCGAGCATGGCCGTCGGGCTGATCCCGGCACTTGGCTTCGTCTTCAGCATGTTCTGGTACCGCGGTTATCTCGGCGACTGGAACGTCTTCTGGGGTATTGAGACTGCTCCATTGGAATGGGTTTACGGGCATTACCTCCCCGTATTTCCCTACCCTCCAACTGGACTAATGCTCTTCCGGCCGTTCGGATTGCTGCCATTCTGGCCTTCGCTGCTGGCGTGGAGCGCTGCGGGGGCTACAGCAATGGCGTTCGCTTCGCGCCGGATGCTCAGCAGGGGCGCGCTTGCGATGGGCTTTTGCACTAACGCAATGATCGGCGTTCTGCTGGGTGGGCAGACGAGCCTATTCGTCGGCGCCCTGATCATTGGTGGCTTAACAACGCAAAACCCGCGCTGGCGCGGTGTCTTGCTGGCGACGGCGGCAGTGATTAAGCCCCAATCCCTGCTCGCGGCGCCCATTGCTCTGATTGCCGAACGCAATTGGCGCGCAATTGCTTGGGTAATTGCGACCACACTTACACTGGCGCTCCTGTCGCTTGCAGCTTTTGGGTTGGAGACTTGGACGCGTTGGTTGGCCGAGCTTCCGAAGTTCCATGCATGGCTAATCGATCACGGTATCGATCGCCGTGACGTCGGCGCTTACGGGCTGGTGCGCGCCGTCGGCCTCCCCGGCTGGCTGTTCGTCATCGCCATTCCGCCGGCGCTGGTGACGAGCTGGTCGGTATTCCGCACCGAAACGCCGATCATCGACCGCTATGCCGCCTTTGCCTGCTGCACGGTGATGATGTCGCCTTACACTCTGTCGTACGACCTCGCCGGATTGAGCCTAGCGTGCGTCGCGATGCTGATGGACCGGAAGCGCTCGCCGCTGATCTGGGTCGCGGCTGCGCTTATCCTGAGCACAATATTCGCGAACCTCGGAATCGTGCTGATGACGGGAATGCTCGGTTACGAAGCGCTCAACCGGCTGCGCGCCGAGAAACTGGGGGTCAGCATTTCTGATACTTCCAGTGCCGCCGTTTCCCCTCGCTGA
- a CDS encoding YdeI/OmpD-associated family protein: protein MSREPRIDAYIAKAQLFAKPILEHVRERVHAVLPDVEEAIKWSMPAYTVGGKIVLITAAFKAHTALNFWRGQELYSSHDTVGAMGQFGKIKSLEELPPDAELDRLIREAAELAKAAPAPRKPKHEPKPTPSMHPEFAAALAKAPKAKATLEGFPPSAQRDYCEWISEAKQDATRANRIEAAVEWLSEGKRRHWKYQKC from the coding sequence CTGAGCCGCGAGCCGCGCATCGATGCCTACATCGCGAAGGCGCAGCTTTTCGCGAAACCCATTCTCGAACATGTCCGGGAACGCGTTCACGCCGTACTTCCCGACGTCGAGGAGGCGATCAAATGGAGCATGCCGGCCTATACCGTCGGCGGTAAGATCGTCCTGATTACCGCTGCATTCAAAGCGCATACGGCGCTCAATTTCTGGCGGGGCCAGGAACTCTATTCGAGCCACGATACAGTCGGCGCCATGGGCCAGTTCGGCAAAATCAAGTCGCTCGAAGAGCTTCCGCCCGATGCCGAGCTCGATCGCCTCATCCGCGAAGCCGCCGAGCTCGCCAAGGCCGCACCGGCGCCGCGCAAGCCCAAGCACGAGCCAAAGCCCACTCCGTCCATGCACCCGGAATTCGCCGCCGCGCTAGCCAAAGCGCCCAAGGCGAAAGCCACGCTCGAAGGCTTCCCCCCTTCAGCGCAGCGCGACTATTGCGAATGGATTTCCGAAGCGAAGCAAGACGCAACCCGCGCCAATCGTATCGAGGCGGCAGTGGAGTGGCTCAGCGAGGGGAAACGGCGGCACTGGAAGTATCAGAAATGCTGA
- a CDS encoding class I poly(R)-hydroxyalkanoic acid synthase — translation MADQTNSGAMPTLEDWQHWTLVMGRAQQMLMEFWAGQMKAGQPMPQFGTTPSAFGFGEQAPGGDPMALMTAGAQAWAKGLETWGKMLGGVTAAPESQKKDRRFAAPEWSENPIFGTIKNSYLQISDQLLGTVDQIENIDADMREKLRFATRSFVDAMSPSNFALTNPQVLKRTLDTRGENLLKGLANMLKDIASGQLTQTKQGVFEVGRNLATTPGKVVKQTPLYQLIQYTPTTDEVLKTPVVIFPPWINRFYILDLSPEKSFVKWCVDQGISLFMVSWKSADESIADARLEDYVLKGQVDAIDTVRELLGVEGVHAIGYCVAGTTLAATLAYLQAQKRAEKVKSATFFTAQVDFTEAGDLKLFTGPETMGLLEQLTKEKGYLDGRYMAATFNLLRGRDLIWSYVVNNYLLGDEPAPFDLLHWNSDTTNLPAGWHRDYLETLYKGNKLAEKGGIKVAGTPVDIDTVKTPAYIQAGREDHIAPPQSVWKIMDHFAGPKRFLLAGSGHIAGVVNPPAAQKYQYWVNEKSSATLETFVAGATEHKGSWWPDWLAWLKKQDPATVKADGARVPGKGKLKAIEDAPGSYVRSR, via the coding sequence ATGGCGGACCAAACGAATAGCGGCGCGATGCCGACCCTCGAAGATTGGCAGCATTGGACCCTCGTGATGGGGCGCGCGCAGCAGATGCTGATGGAATTCTGGGCCGGGCAAATGAAGGCGGGCCAGCCCATGCCGCAGTTCGGCACGACGCCGTCTGCCTTCGGGTTCGGCGAGCAGGCGCCGGGCGGCGATCCGATGGCGCTGATGACCGCAGGCGCGCAAGCCTGGGCCAAGGGCCTGGAGACGTGGGGCAAGATGTTGGGTGGCGTGACCGCAGCACCGGAGTCCCAAAAAAAGGACCGGCGGTTCGCGGCACCTGAGTGGAGCGAGAACCCGATCTTCGGTACGATCAAGAACAGCTACCTGCAGATCTCAGACCAGCTGCTCGGCACGGTCGACCAGATCGAGAATATCGACGCCGACATGCGCGAGAAATTGCGCTTCGCGACGCGCAGCTTCGTCGACGCGATGAGCCCGTCCAATTTCGCTTTGACCAATCCACAGGTGCTGAAGCGCACGCTGGACACGCGCGGCGAGAATTTGCTCAAGGGCCTCGCGAACATGCTGAAGGACATTGCGTCCGGACAGCTGACTCAAACCAAGCAGGGCGTGTTCGAGGTCGGGCGGAACCTTGCGACGACGCCAGGCAAGGTGGTGAAGCAGACGCCGCTCTACCAACTCATCCAATACACGCCGACGACCGACGAGGTCCTGAAGACGCCGGTCGTGATCTTCCCGCCGTGGATCAACCGCTTCTACATCCTCGACCTCAGCCCTGAGAAAAGCTTCGTCAAATGGTGCGTGGACCAGGGCATTTCCCTGTTCATGGTCAGCTGGAAATCGGCCGACGAAAGCATTGCCGATGCGCGCCTCGAGGATTACGTCCTTAAGGGGCAGGTCGACGCGATCGACACGGTGCGCGAGCTGCTGGGCGTCGAGGGCGTTCACGCCATCGGTTATTGCGTGGCGGGGACGACGTTGGCGGCGACGCTGGCCTACCTCCAGGCGCAGAAGCGGGCCGAGAAGGTGAAGTCGGCGACCTTCTTCACGGCGCAGGTGGACTTCACCGAGGCGGGCGACCTGAAGCTCTTCACCGGGCCGGAAACGATGGGGCTGCTGGAGCAGCTGACGAAGGAGAAGGGCTATCTCGACGGCCGCTACATGGCGGCGACGTTCAACCTGCTGCGCGGGCGCGACCTCATCTGGAGCTATGTCGTCAACAATTACCTGCTCGGCGACGAGCCGGCGCCGTTCGATTTGCTTCACTGGAACAGCGACACGACCAACCTACCGGCAGGCTGGCACCGCGACTATCTCGAGACGCTCTACAAGGGGAACAAGCTTGCGGAGAAAGGCGGCATCAAGGTCGCCGGGACGCCGGTCGATATCGATACGGTGAAGACGCCGGCGTATATCCAGGCCGGGCGCGAGGACCATATCGCGCCGCCGCAGAGCGTGTGGAAGATCATGGACCATTTCGCCGGGCCGAAACGCTTCCTGCTCGCGGGTTCGGGACACATCGCGGGTGTGGTCAATCCGCCTGCCGCCCAGAAGTATCAATATTGGGTCAACGAAAAGTCGAGCGCGACGCTGGAGACGTTCGTCGCGGGCGCAACCGAGCATAAGGGCTCGTGGTGGCCTGACTGGCTCGCATGGCTGAAGAAGCAGGACCCGGCGACGGTGAAGGCGGATGGTGCGCGCGTGCCAGGCAAGGGCAAGCTGAAGGCCATCGAGGATGCGCCGGGGAGCTATGTCCGATCACGCTGA
- a CDS encoding trimeric intracellular cation channel family protein, with protein MPILPQIPTALVLLDYFGIAVFAISGALLAAEKRQTLVTFIFFAVVTGVGGGTLRDLLIGAPVFWVHTNATLLICIVAALLVWLISHRRIAGKALLWFDAAGLGAYATYGSAKALAFGVAPVPAFAMGVLTACAGGIIRDLLASEPSILLRPELYVTAAALAAGLFVGLDFAGAPVWVSALVSAIAGFALRAAAIARGWSLPAYND; from the coding sequence ATGCCCATCCTGCCGCAAATACCGACCGCGCTCGTCCTGCTCGACTATTTCGGTATCGCCGTGTTCGCGATCTCGGGCGCGCTGCTGGCGGCGGAAAAGCGGCAGACGCTCGTGACCTTCATCTTCTTCGCCGTCGTCACCGGCGTCGGCGGCGGCACGCTGCGCGACCTGCTGATCGGCGCGCCGGTCTTCTGGGTGCACACGAACGCGACCTTGCTCATCTGCATCGTTGCCGCCTTGCTGGTCTGGCTCATCAGCCATCGCAGGATCGCGGGCAAGGCGCTGCTGTGGTTCGACGCCGCCGGCCTCGGCGCCTACGCGACCTACGGCTCGGCCAAGGCGCTCGCCTTCGGAGTCGCTCCCGTACCTGCCTTCGCGATGGGCGTGCTGACGGCTTGCGCCGGCGGCATCATCCGCGACTTGCTAGCCAGCGAGCCCTCGATCCTCTTGCGGCCGGAACTGTACGTCACCGCGGCCGCGCTTGCGGCAGGTCTGTTCGTCGGACTCGACTTCGCGGGCGCGCCGGTCTGGGTCTCAGCGTTGGTGTCCGCCATCGCCGGTTTTGCCCTTCGTGCCGCCGCCATCGCACGCGGCTGGTCATTGCCCGCCTACAACGATTAA
- a CDS encoding GNAT family N-acetyltransferase encodes MSDHADRLTLRLAQADERDELEELQRRASLELPDYREQLLAYPEVIHLPPAQIANGQVIVAEFGGEIAGFAAVVGGELDGLFVEPDLWGLGIGRALVDAATHSARQRGLALRVIANPAARVFYENCGFSLEGEAQTRFGPALRMTR; translated from the coding sequence ATGTCCGATCACGCTGATCGGTTGACGCTTCGGCTTGCGCAGGCGGATGAGCGTGACGAGCTGGAAGAACTGCAGCGGCGCGCTTCGCTCGAATTGCCCGACTATCGCGAACAGTTATTGGCCTATCCGGAGGTGATCCATTTGCCGCCCGCGCAGATTGCAAACGGGCAAGTAATCGTTGCCGAGTTTGGCGGCGAGATTGCGGGATTCGCAGCGGTGGTCGGCGGCGAGCTCGATGGGTTATTCGTCGAGCCCGATCTGTGGGGCCTCGGTATCGGCAGGGCGCTCGTGGACGCGGCCACACATTCGGCGCGACAGCGAGGGCTCGCATTAAGGGTCATTGCCAACCCGGCTGCCCGCGTGTTCTACGAGAACTGCGGCTTTTCGCTGGAAGGCGAGGCACAGACGCGGTTCGGGCCGGCGCTGAGGATGACGCGATAG
- a CDS encoding LL-diaminopimelate aminotransferase → MDSDFYRIQRLPPYVFAEVNAMKAKARAAGEDIVDLGMGNPDGAPPRHVIEKLAEVAAKPNAHRYSASRGIPGLRKAQAAYYLRRFGVTVDPDKEVIVTLGSKEGLANLAQAITAPGDVVLAPNPSYPIHTFGFIIAGAAIRSIPAAPGEEFFERLTNAMRYTVPRPKVLVVGYPSNPTAYVADLPFYERLVAFAREHDLIVISDLAYAEIYFGDTPTPSILQVEGAKEVAVEFTSMSKTYSMAGWRMGFAVGNARLIEALARVKSYLDYGAFTPIQAAAVAALNGPQDIVEANRALYKKRRDVLVESFGRAGWDIPVSPASMFAWAPIPERFHNLGAMEFSKRLLTEAHVAVAPGVGFGEEGEGFVRIALVENEQRLRQAARGVKRMLGA, encoded by the coding sequence ATGGACTCCGACTTCTACCGCATCCAGCGCCTGCCTCCCTACGTCTTCGCCGAGGTCAATGCGATGAAGGCCAAGGCACGCGCCGCGGGCGAGGACATCGTCGACCTCGGCATGGGCAACCCCGACGGCGCGCCGCCGCGCCACGTCATTGAGAAGCTCGCCGAAGTCGCCGCCAAGCCCAACGCCCACCGCTATTCCGCCAGCCGAGGCATCCCCGGCCTCCGCAAGGCGCAGGCGGCTTATTACCTGCGCCGCTTCGGCGTCACCGTCGATCCCGACAAGGAAGTCATCGTCACGCTCGGCTCGAAGGAGGGCCTCGCCAACCTAGCCCAGGCGATCACCGCACCCGGCGACGTTGTGCTCGCGCCCAACCCATCCTATCCGATCCACACCTTCGGCTTCATCATCGCCGGCGCCGCGATCCGCTCGATCCCCGCCGCGCCCGGCGAGGAGTTCTTCGAGCGCCTCACCAACGCAATGCGCTATACCGTGCCGCGCCCGAAGGTGCTGGTGGTCGGCTACCCTTCCAACCCAACCGCCTACGTCGCGGACCTGCCCTTCTACGAACGCCTCGTTGCCTTCGCGCGCGAGCACGACCTCATCGTCATATCCGACCTCGCTTATGCCGAGATCTATTTCGGCGACACGCCCACGCCATCGATCCTTCAGGTCGAAGGCGCGAAAGAGGTCGCGGTCGAGTTCACGTCGATGTCCAAGACCTATTCGATGGCGGGCTGGCGCATGGGCTTTGCGGTCGGCAATGCGCGCCTGATCGAGGCGCTCGCACGCGTGAAGTCCTATCTCGACTATGGCGCCTTCACGCCGATCCAGGCCGCCGCCGTCGCCGCCCTCAACGGCCCGCAGGACATCGTCGAGGCCAACCGCGCGCTCTACAAGAAGCGCCGCGACGTCCTCGTCGAAAGCTTCGGCCGCGCCGGCTGGGACATTCCCGTGTCGCCAGCCAGCATGTTCGCCTGGGCCCCGATTCCCGAGCGCTTCCACAACCTCGGCGCGATGGAATTCTCCAAGCGCCTGCTGACCGAAGCCCACGTCGCCGTAGCGCCCGGTGTCGGCTTCGGCGAGGAAGGCGAAGGCTTCGTCCGCATCGCCCTTGTCGAGAACGAACAACGCCTGCGCCAAGCGGCGCGCGGCGTGAAGAGGATGCTGGGTGCCTGA
- a CDS encoding serine hydrolase: MSHAEVGVAFDRAGEVASFAEGLADPQTRRAVTADDPVRVASLSKMVTAIGVMKLVEQGKLDLTSDVSPRLGWKLRNPSFPDQPINLAMLLAHTSSIRERDDNYAIPLGASLQDLMKDPLNWDAHHGPAANYFSYVNTNYPIVGSIIERVTGERFDIWVRREVLEPMKLDACFNWPTCSDAAVARAVELDQGGKPVKDDLHGKQPDCPVFVKDPTSCDLKLWKLGENGSLFSPQGGLRISARGLARIGRMLLNGGEIDGVRILTPQSVDTLLAQTWTFNGSNGKTDDGFYCSSGNGTNQLPTSVPGCRDDMCTNGATFVGHAGDAYGLKSGLWIDRAHGVGIAYFTTGVPEKAPRDDRSAYTAAEAKAFRRILALLPH; encoded by the coding sequence ATGTCGCATGCCGAAGTCGGCGTCGCCTTCGATCGCGCCGGTGAAGTTGCCAGCTTCGCCGAGGGTCTCGCCGACCCGCAAACCCGCCGCGCAGTCACTGCCGACGACCCCGTCCGCGTCGCCTCGCTCAGCAAGATGGTCACCGCCATCGGCGTGATGAAGCTGGTCGAGCAGGGCAAGCTCGACCTCACTAGCGACGTCTCGCCCCGGCTCGGCTGGAAGCTGCGCAACCCGAGCTTCCCCGATCAGCCGATCAATCTCGCCATGCTGCTCGCGCACACTAGCTCGATCCGCGAGCGCGACGACAATTACGCGATCCCGCTCGGCGCCTCATTGCAGGATCTGATGAAGGATCCGCTGAACTGGGACGCACATCACGGCCCCGCCGCAAACTACTTCAGCTACGTCAACACCAACTATCCGATCGTCGGCTCAATCATCGAGCGCGTGACCGGCGAGCGTTTCGACATCTGGGTGCGCCGCGAAGTGCTGGAGCCGATGAAGCTCGACGCCTGCTTTAATTGGCCGACGTGCAGCGACGCCGCCGTCGCCCGCGCGGTCGAGCTCGACCAAGGCGGCAAGCCGGTGAAGGACGACCTTCACGGTAAACAACCCGACTGCCCGGTGTTCGTGAAAGACCCGACGTCGTGCGATCTCAAACTATGGAAGCTTGGCGAGAACGGCTCGCTCTTCTCCCCGCAAGGCGGCCTGCGCATTTCCGCGCGCGGGCTCGCCCGCATCGGCCGCATGCTCTTGAACGGCGGCGAGATAGACGGCGTCCGCATCCTCACGCCGCAGTCGGTCGACACGCTCCTCGCCCAGACCTGGACGTTCAACGGCAGCAACGGAAAGACCGACGACGGCTTTTACTGCAGTTCGGGCAATGGCACGAACCAGCTGCCCACGTCCGTCCCCGGCTGCCGCGACGACATGTGCACCAACGGCGCGACCTTCGTTGGCCACGCCGGCGACGCCTACGGCCTGAAGTCCGGACTGTGGATCGACCGCGCCCACGGCGTCGGCATCGCTTATTTTACGACCGGCGTGCCCGAGAAGGCGCCCCGCGATGACCGCAGCGCTTATACGGCCGCCGAAGCCAAAGCCTTCCGCCGCATCCTCGCGCTCTTGCCGCACTAA